Proteins from a genomic interval of Gavia stellata isolate bGavSte3 chromosome 13, bGavSte3.hap2, whole genome shotgun sequence:
- the EIF3J gene encoding eukaryotic translation initiation factor 3 subunit J isoform X1 has translation MAAEAADSWDADSFEVVEPVAKRLVPGVAGDRWAGEDEEDDVKDNWDDEEEEEEVKETEIKQEPKVSEKKKIAEKIKEKEKLQKKKQEELKKRLEAPEEHKELTPEEQLADKLRLKKLQEESDLELAKETFGVNNTCGIDAMNPSSKDDFTEFGKLLKEKITQYEKSLHYAGFLEALVRDVCISLEVDDLKKITNTLTVLCSEKQKQEKQNKAKKKKKGVVPGGGLKATMKDDLADYGGYDGEYVQDFEDFM, from the exons AtggcggcggaggcggcggaTTCGTGGG ACGCCGACAGCTTCGAGGTGGTGGAGCCGGTGGCGAAGCGGCTGGTGCCGGGAGTGGCCGGAGACCGCTGGGCCGGCGAGGATGAGGAGGACGACGTGAAG GATAACTGGgatgatgaggaggaagaggaggaagtaAAGGAGACAGAGATAAAGCAAG AAccaaaagtttcagaaaaaaagaaaatagcagaaaaaataaaagaaaaagaaaagctacagaagaaaaagcaagaggagCTTAAAAAAAGG ttaGAGGCACCAGAGGAACACAAAGAACTTACACCAGAAGAACAGTTAGCAGACAAACTACGACTAAAGAAATTGCAAGAGGAGTCAGACCTTGAGTtagcaaaagaaacatttg GTGTAAATAACACTTGTGGAATAGATGCCATGAATCCCTCTTCAAAAGATGACTTTACGGAATTTGGCAAACtactaaaagagaaaattacacAGTATGAAAAATCATTACATTATGCCGGTTTTTTGGAAGCATTAGTTCGAGACGTATGTATTTCAT TGGAAGTTGATGATTTGAAAAAGATCACAAATACTTTGACAGTACTAtgcagtgaaaaacaaaaacaagaaaag CAGAATAAagccaaaaagaagaaaaaaggtgttGTGCCTGGAGGTGGTTTAAAGGCTACTATGAAAGATGACCTGGCTGATTATGGAGGATACGATGGAGAATACGTACAAGACTTTGAAGACTTCATGTGA
- the EIF3J gene encoding eukaryotic translation initiation factor 3 subunit J isoform X2 produces the protein MAAEAADSWDADSFEVVEPVAKRLVPGVAGDRWAGEDEEDDVKDNWDDEEEEEEVKETEIKQEPKVSEKKKIAEKIKEKEKLQKKKQEELKKRLEAPEEHKELTPEEQLADKLRLKKLQEESDLELAKETFGVNNTCGIDAMNPSSKDDFTEFGKLLKEKITQYEKSLHYAGFLEALVRDVCISLEVDDLKKITNTLTVLCSEKQKQEKNKAKKKKKGVVPGGGLKATMKDDLADYGGYDGEYVQDFEDFM, from the exons AtggcggcggaggcggcggaTTCGTGGG ACGCCGACAGCTTCGAGGTGGTGGAGCCGGTGGCGAAGCGGCTGGTGCCGGGAGTGGCCGGAGACCGCTGGGCCGGCGAGGATGAGGAGGACGACGTGAAG GATAACTGGgatgatgaggaggaagaggaggaagtaAAGGAGACAGAGATAAAGCAAG AAccaaaagtttcagaaaaaaagaaaatagcagaaaaaataaaagaaaaagaaaagctacagaagaaaaagcaagaggagCTTAAAAAAAGG ttaGAGGCACCAGAGGAACACAAAGAACTTACACCAGAAGAACAGTTAGCAGACAAACTACGACTAAAGAAATTGCAAGAGGAGTCAGACCTTGAGTtagcaaaagaaacatttg GTGTAAATAACACTTGTGGAATAGATGCCATGAATCCCTCTTCAAAAGATGACTTTACGGAATTTGGCAAACtactaaaagagaaaattacacAGTATGAAAAATCATTACATTATGCCGGTTTTTTGGAAGCATTAGTTCGAGACGTATGTATTTCAT TGGAAGTTGATGATTTGAAAAAGATCACAAATACTTTGACAGTACTAtgcagtgaaaaacaaaaacaagaaaag AATAAagccaaaaagaagaaaaaaggtgttGTGCCTGGAGGTGGTTTAAAGGCTACTATGAAAGATGACCTGGCTGATTATGGAGGATACGATGGAGAATACGTACAAGACTTTGAAGACTTCATGTGA